A window of Infirmifilum lucidum contains these coding sequences:
- a CDS encoding zinc ribbon domain-containing protein, translating to MSTVEVECPRCGARFSIPSSLARVTCPYCFTAFHPEKRLEAEEAQFYFPLYESLDPFEKLVKFLARQYAASRDLPTEFAVTQRELHWVPVYFFFTDFKATARGFSHVYGETITEVTETRLVSIPASGTWLDRELEAYPLPVRGKLPFNPEIKDKGVFHEPQVSREAAEKIAASIIESKVRLEAMESFSSLNSLTVTQRKVEYRGLIYYPVWVLEYSYRNGKYRALVDGASGIVIEAQYPQTAHGRVSLGAYSLLAILFGVAGGLVYAKFFGGELLAPIGGLLVGVTAAIPAITRSVTRVVAVREYLELE from the coding sequence ATGAGCACAGTAGAAGTCGAGTGCCCGCGGTGTGGGGCCCGGTTCAGCATACCATCAAGCTTGGCGAGAGTAACGTGCCCTTACTGCTTCACAGCATTCCACCCAGAGAAGAGGCTAGAGGCCGAAGAGGCTCAATTCTACTTCCCTCTCTATGAGTCCCTTGACCCGTTCGAGAAGCTTGTCAAATTTCTTGCAAGGCAGTATGCAGCTTCGAGAGACCTACCCACAGAGTTTGCAGTCACGCAGAGGGAGCTACACTGGGTTCCCGTGTACTTCTTCTTTACTGACTTCAAGGCTACAGCTAGAGGCTTCAGCCACGTTTACGGCGAGACGATAACAGAAGTTACCGAGACAAGGCTTGTGTCCATACCTGCATCCGGGACGTGGCTCGACAGAGAACTGGAGGCTTACCCTCTCCCCGTGAGGGGGAAGTTGCCCTTCAATCCAGAGATTAAGGACAAAGGAGTGTTCCACGAGCCGCAGGTCTCACGGGAGGCCGCCGAGAAAATAGCCGCTTCGATCATCGAGTCTAAGGTGAGGCTTGAAGCCATGGAGAGCTTTAGCTCACTGAATTCCCTAACCGTGACTCAGAGAAAGGTCGAGTACAGGGGGCTCATTTATTACCCAGTGTGGGTACTAGAATACTCGTACCGCAACGGCAAGTACCGGGCGCTCGTCGACGGGGCAAGCGGCATAGTCATAGAGGCCCAGTACCCTCAGACAGCCCACGGGAGAGTCTCCCTTGGGGCTTACTCGCTCCTGGCAATACTCTTCGGGGTAGCTGGGGGCCTCGTCTATGCGAAGTTCTTTGGCGGTGAACTCCTGGCTCCTATCGGGGGGCTGCTAGTGGGAGTGACTGCAGCCATCCCCGCCATAACTAGGTCTGTGACTAGAGTAGTCGCTGTTAGGGAGTACTTGGAACTCGAATGA
- a CDS encoding diphthine--ammonia ligase yields MQRSSEARSPRRVCSLFSGGKDSTYALHWAVLKGFEVACLVTVKPRAEDSMMFHVPYVELARLQAEALGLPIVYYEQGSEDDVKALRRAVSAACEEYGCTSIVTGALKSDYQRLRVSIVAEELGLEVFNPLWRKNQEEYLRELVRQGFRFIVTSISAKGLSPDFLGRVIGVDDVEAIIELARRHGFNPAFEGGEAETLVVDAPLFRKVLMVEGHPVRVSEYNWAFKITKVELLDKYSSSLTASTVASSG; encoded by the coding sequence TTGCAGCGGTCCTCAGAGGCTCGCTCGCCTAGGAGAGTCTGCTCGCTCTTCTCGGGCGGTAAGGACAGCACGTACGCCCTGCACTGGGCTGTTCTCAAGGGTTTCGAGGTCGCCTGCCTGGTTACGGTAAAGCCGCGCGCGGAGGACTCCATGATGTTCCACGTGCCGTACGTTGAACTGGCTAGGCTCCAGGCCGAGGCCCTAGGCCTGCCCATAGTCTACTACGAGCAGGGTTCCGAGGACGATGTCAAGGCGCTCAGGAGAGCAGTGTCTGCTGCTTGCGAGGAATACGGGTGCACGTCGATAGTCACTGGAGCCTTGAAGTCTGACTACCAGCGGCTACGCGTCTCTATAGTCGCAGAGGAGCTCGGCCTAGAAGTCTTCAACCCCCTCTGGCGCAAGAACCAGGAGGAGTACTTGAGGGAGCTCGTGCGGCAAGGGTTCCGCTTTATAGTAACGTCGATATCCGCTAAGGGTTTAAGCCCTGACTTTCTCGGGCGGGTTATTGGAGTAGACGACGTGGAGGCAATAATTGAATTGGCTCGCCGCCACGGCTTCAACCCCGCCTTCGAGGGCGGCGAAGCCGAGACGCTGGTCGTGGACGCGCCCCTCTTCCGGAAAGTACTGATGGTCGAAGGGCATCCTGTTAGGGTGTCCGAGTACAATTGGGCCTTCAAGATCACTAAAGTAGAGCTATTGGATAAGTACAGCTCCAGCCTGACAGCTAGTACGGTGGCCAGCAGTGGCTGA
- a CDS encoding DEAD/DEAH box helicase encodes MAEATLQELQDKLPRSLLEVLEREGYSSLNYIQLQALKLYSYTSNLLIVAPTGSGKTEAAVLPILKSLLEEGGQPIYALYITPLRALNRDINLRMRDLFVSLGFSAEIRHGDTPQSKRRKIAESPPHFLITTPETLQFLIVDKRLRTHLPNLRWVVVDELHELIDDKRGVQLAVALERLRLLSKSLRVVALSATLRDPSRALEFISGGRSGTVIEWSERKAYRITIADIPQTGGYTPDNVPPELYSKVRLIADEAAKGGVIVFTNTRDTAELLGRVLSRDFGLEVRVHHGSLSREEREEAESMFKSGKIKAVVATSSLELGIDIGYARLVVQFGSPRQAIKLVQRVGRARHKLGEVSEGIIIPLGVEDAVESAVLARRAVRGDLESLGTFKSPLDVLAHQVAGLVLEYREVPIDRLYAIVTRAYPYRELSYGALVELLRFMDSIGIVRLDGDRVRMGRRTISYYYGSASMIPDNPSFDVEDLASRRVIGHLDYSFASMIDRGKVIILSGRAWEIEEVDVERNKTYVTEHTGELGEPPIWTGMLLPVEWRVAREVGAFYRRLSELLPRGREQELFREYKIPDSIAAELRGIMEKQLRLGILPTENSVVVEVQRQSGKTIIVCHTYLGTRGNNLLALLLAFAIRGFYGFSTRYYADPYRVFVYAPSELSGNMVEEVLRKGIPWALERVREAVRESNAYLLELLHVATRMGVIDRSRGKVEPGYLSILKKRLRDTPVDVEAVNSCLVEHFDLEVVEKFARSIEAGKRKVYVYTVAELSPLSQLIFEKPFVRTGVISSGIPISSVLTAVLKRLESTRIVLYCMHCGEWSSELRVQDARNIASCPKCGSRALAALRPYEAENIKIIRKWRRGEKLTREEEKFVEKARQIASLFMSYGYPALLALAGHGIGPSTAKSILSKSRDEETLVKNILLAEANYTRTRRYWED; translated from the coding sequence GTGGCTGAGGCGACGCTACAGGAACTACAAGACAAGTTGCCAAGGTCTCTACTAGAGGTGCTGGAAAGAGAGGGGTACAGTAGCCTAAACTACATACAGCTACAGGCCCTCAAGCTCTATAGCTACACCAGCAACCTCCTGATTGTAGCACCCACCGGGTCTGGCAAAACAGAGGCTGCTGTTCTTCCCATACTTAAGAGCCTATTGGAAGAGGGAGGGCAACCAATATATGCCTTATACATTACCCCCCTCCGGGCGCTAAACAGGGACATAAACCTCAGGATGCGAGACTTGTTTGTATCGCTAGGGTTCTCCGCAGAGATACGACACGGCGACACGCCCCAGTCAAAGCGCAGGAAGATAGCTGAGAGCCCACCGCACTTCCTTATCACAACCCCAGAGACGCTCCAGTTCCTAATTGTAGACAAGAGGCTTCGGACACACCTACCCAACCTCCGGTGGGTTGTCGTCGACGAGCTCCACGAGCTCATCGACGACAAGAGAGGCGTCCAGCTTGCAGTTGCCCTAGAGAGGCTTAGACTCCTCTCAAAGAGCCTCAGAGTAGTGGCTCTTTCTGCAACGCTCAGGGATCCTAGCAGGGCGCTTGAATTCATTAGTGGCGGGCGGAGCGGTACCGTCATAGAGTGGAGCGAGAGAAAAGCCTACAGGATCACGATTGCAGATATCCCCCAAACAGGCGGATATACCCCCGACAACGTGCCACCAGAGCTCTACTCCAAGGTTAGGCTAATCGCCGACGAAGCGGCCAAGGGGGGCGTAATAGTCTTCACGAACACCCGAGACACGGCGGAACTGCTTGGGAGGGTTCTCTCGAGAGACTTCGGGCTTGAGGTTAGAGTCCATCACGGCAGCCTATCCCGTGAAGAACGCGAGGAGGCAGAGTCCATGTTCAAAAGCGGGAAAATAAAGGCGGTAGTCGCGACTTCGAGCCTGGAGCTCGGCATAGACATAGGGTACGCTAGGCTAGTCGTGCAGTTCGGCTCGCCTCGACAGGCCATAAAACTGGTACAGAGGGTCGGGCGTGCGAGACACAAGCTAGGCGAGGTATCAGAGGGCATCATAATCCCCCTCGGCGTAGAGGATGCCGTCGAGTCGGCCGTTCTCGCCAGAAGGGCTGTACGCGGCGACCTCGAGTCTCTAGGCACCTTTAAATCCCCGCTGGACGTCCTGGCCCACCAGGTAGCTGGCCTAGTACTCGAGTACCGCGAAGTGCCCATAGACAGGCTCTACGCAATAGTCACGAGAGCCTACCCCTACAGAGAGCTGAGCTACGGTGCACTAGTCGAACTACTGAGGTTCATGGACTCTATCGGCATCGTCAGGCTCGACGGCGATAGGGTTAGGATGGGGAGGAGGACGATAAGCTACTACTACGGCTCGGCCTCGATGATCCCCGATAACCCCTCTTTTGACGTAGAAGACCTTGCCTCCAGGAGGGTAATAGGGCACCTAGACTACTCATTTGCATCAATGATAGACAGGGGTAAGGTGATTATCCTGTCCGGGAGAGCCTGGGAGATCGAGGAGGTAGACGTTGAGAGGAACAAAACCTACGTAACTGAGCACACGGGAGAATTGGGAGAGCCGCCGATCTGGACAGGCATGTTGCTACCCGTAGAGTGGAGGGTTGCCAGGGAAGTCGGAGCTTTTTACAGGAGGCTTTCCGAGCTATTGCCGAGAGGCAGAGAGCAGGAGCTCTTCAGAGAGTACAAAATCCCGGACTCCATAGCTGCCGAGCTGAGAGGAATCATGGAGAAACAACTGCGCCTGGGGATCCTCCCTACCGAAAACAGCGTAGTCGTGGAAGTCCAGCGCCAAAGCGGGAAAACTATTATCGTCTGCCACACGTACCTGGGCACGAGGGGCAACAACCTGCTGGCCCTCCTCCTGGCGTTTGCAATTAGAGGGTTTTACGGCTTCTCTACGCGCTACTACGCTGACCCCTACAGGGTATTTGTCTACGCCCCCTCCGAGCTTTCGGGCAACATGGTAGAGGAGGTCTTGAGGAAGGGCATACCCTGGGCGCTTGAGAGAGTGAGAGAGGCCGTGCGCGAGAGCAACGCATACCTTCTCGAACTCCTACACGTGGCGACTCGGATGGGCGTAATAGACAGGAGCAGGGGTAAAGTCGAGCCAGGCTACTTGTCCATACTGAAGAAGAGGCTCAGGGACACCCCCGTTGACGTGGAGGCGGTTAACTCGTGCCTGGTCGAGCACTTCGACCTAGAAGTAGTCGAGAAATTCGCCAGGTCTATTGAGGCCGGGAAGAGGAAAGTTTACGTCTACACAGTTGCAGAGCTAAGCCCTCTATCCCAGCTAATCTTCGAGAAGCCATTCGTGAGGACAGGGGTCATCTCCTCGGGCATCCCGATATCCTCTGTCCTAACAGCCGTCCTAAAGAGGCTGGAGAGCACGAGAATAGTGCTCTACTGCATGCACTGCGGCGAGTGGAGCTCAGAGCTCAGGGTGCAGGACGCCCGGAACATAGCTTCGTGCCCAAAGTGCGGGTCGAGGGCCTTAGCCGCCCTAAGGCCCTACGAGGCGGAGAACATAAAGATAATCAGGAAATGGAGGAGAGGGGAGAAGCTCACCCGCGAGGAGGAGAAGTTCGTTGAGAAAGCAAGGCAGATAGCGTCGCTCTTTATGTCGTACGGCTACCCAGCACTCCTGGCGCTAGCCGGTCACGGGATAGGCCCGTCGACGGCGAAGAGTATTCTCTCGAAGAGCCGGGATGAAGAAACGCTCGTTAAAAACATACTTTTAGCCGAGGCCAACTACACCAGGACTAGGAGGTACTGGGAGGACTAA
- a CDS encoding SPL family radical SAM protein: MSYIRSFDPWRATSLCTCPFKYTVNPYTGCAHRCLYCYASSYIRDFFSPRPKKDFIEVVRRDLQKLREGSTVNISSSSDPYQPLEKEKAYTRRLLEMLREKFTIEIVTKSDLVLRDIDMLSKSNSVVSITITTLDTDLAKRLEPGAPPPTRRIKAVEALSEAGVPVVVRFDPIIPGLNDDSNSIREVIEAAASAGAKHIVSSTYKVKPDNLRRVTEAFPELIPRIRELYLERGERLHGYLYADSSYRVSVMRLVKEVAKRNSLTFATCREGLAILNTPGVNCDGTHLAKRGHLKPGASHVLGQGRDASSPRSQIQDEA, translated from the coding sequence ATGTCATACATTAGATCCTTTGACCCGTGGCGCGCGACAAGCCTCTGCACGTGTCCATTTAAGTACACTGTAAACCCCTATACGGGCTGCGCTCACAGGTGTCTGTACTGCTACGCCTCGTCCTACATTAGGGACTTCTTCAGCCCCAGGCCTAAAAAGGACTTCATTGAAGTAGTTCGTAGAGATCTCCAGAAGCTCAGAGAAGGCTCTACAGTCAACATAAGTAGTAGCAGTGACCCTTACCAGCCACTCGAGAAGGAGAAGGCATATACGCGCCGCCTACTGGAGATGCTGAGAGAAAAGTTCACCATAGAGATCGTAACGAAGTCGGATCTCGTTTTGAGGGACATAGACATGCTCTCGAAGTCAAACTCTGTCGTCTCGATAACGATAACAACCCTTGACACCGACCTAGCCAAGCGGCTTGAGCCTGGCGCTCCCCCGCCCACGCGGAGGATTAAAGCCGTCGAGGCCTTATCGGAGGCCGGGGTACCGGTAGTCGTAAGGTTTGACCCGATAATACCCGGCTTGAATGACGACAGCAATAGCATAAGAGAAGTCATAGAGGCTGCGGCGTCGGCCGGTGCGAAGCATATTGTCAGCTCCACATACAAAGTCAAGCCCGACAACCTTAGGCGAGTAACAGAGGCTTTTCCAGAACTCATCCCAAGGATACGCGAACTCTATCTCGAGAGGGGGGAGAGGCTGCACGGCTACCTCTACGCTGACAGTAGCTACAGGGTGAGCGTAATGCGACTCGTGAAAGAAGTGGCCAAGAGAAATAGCTTAACCTTCGCTACTTGCAGGGAAGGGTTAGCAATTCTAAACACACCCGGAGTGAATTGCGACGGAACGCACCTGGCAAAGAGGGGTCATCTTAAACCCGGCGCCTCACATGTTCTCGGACAAGGCCGGGACGCATCATCCCCCAGAAGCCAGATACAGGATGAGGCTTAA
- a CDS encoding ASKHA domain-containing protein, giving the protein MADVVIEPYNIRVSGEAGERLYDILKRAGVPFRTECGGRGLCGKCRLIIRSGNVTPPTEREIRLLGEDLVESGYRLACQTRIQGAVRLLVPLETRVGSLSVAYSGLARSAPLSPIVRKRLVDVQQPSLEKPLADADSLLASLNGERLDFGVEALRELPRALRRGSWRVTLSIWRGSRVIRVEPGDTTPENLGIAVDVGTTKVVVHLVDMNTGRTLGGVFSENPQVVYGDDIISRLRAALDNPKALEDMRRLVTGTVNNLVRTLLVDSGFASSEINAGVVVGNTVMHHLFLGVDVSGLSFSPFVPSFARPLELPGASLGLESVRMVYFPPVVAGYVGSDALADVIAVGLHLEDSPSLLVDIGTNTEIVLNTGKELLACSAPSGPAFEGGHIKYGMKAMTGAIASVSIEGDVVQYSVIGGVKPIGLAGSALIDAVASLLDSGILNERGFFNRDSSRRVRKSGEGEWYEYVLVYGEESGTGEDITVSEKDISELRLAKAAIASGVRTLLEHAGLDAGSLEKIYVAGSFGYSIRPENAARIGLLPDVDPSLVKQVGNTAIEGAKLMLLSEDMIAEALRVAREMKYVELSASPYFRRHFAKSLRLG; this is encoded by the coding sequence GTGGCTGACGTGGTGATTGAACCCTATAACATCAGGGTTAGTGGCGAAGCAGGGGAGAGGCTCTACGACATCTTGAAGAGAGCCGGTGTGCCGTTTAGGACTGAGTGCGGGGGGCGGGGGCTCTGCGGTAAGTGCAGGCTCATCATAAGAAGCGGGAATGTTACTCCGCCGACAGAACGCGAGATTAGGCTACTCGGAGAGGACTTGGTCGAGAGCGGCTACAGGCTAGCCTGCCAGACCAGAATCCAGGGAGCGGTACGTCTACTAGTCCCGCTCGAGACGCGCGTGGGGTCTCTAAGCGTTGCGTACTCTGGTTTGGCGAGGAGCGCCCCCCTATCGCCAATAGTCAGAAAGAGGCTTGTTGATGTTCAGCAGCCAAGCCTCGAGAAGCCCTTAGCAGATGCCGACTCGCTACTCGCGTCTCTCAACGGGGAGCGCTTGGATTTCGGCGTGGAAGCGCTGAGGGAGCTACCCCGTGCCCTGCGGCGAGGCTCCTGGAGGGTGACTCTCTCGATCTGGAGGGGGAGTAGGGTCATACGCGTGGAACCAGGGGACACTACGCCAGAGAACCTGGGAATAGCCGTCGACGTAGGCACTACGAAAGTCGTGGTACACCTCGTTGACATGAATACAGGCCGGACTCTAGGAGGAGTCTTCAGCGAGAACCCCCAGGTCGTGTACGGGGACGACATAATCTCTAGGCTGAGAGCAGCCCTGGACAACCCGAAGGCGCTAGAGGACATGAGGCGCCTCGTTACAGGAACAGTGAACAACCTAGTTAGAACGCTCTTAGTCGACTCGGGTTTCGCGAGCTCTGAGATCAACGCTGGAGTGGTTGTAGGCAACACTGTTATGCACCACTTGTTCCTAGGCGTCGACGTCTCGGGCCTAAGCTTCTCGCCTTTCGTCCCCTCCTTTGCACGGCCCCTAGAACTGCCTGGAGCCTCTCTCGGGCTCGAGAGTGTCAGGATGGTCTACTTTCCTCCCGTGGTAGCAGGGTATGTGGGTAGTGACGCCCTAGCAGACGTTATAGCCGTAGGCCTCCACCTCGAGGATAGCCCGTCTCTCCTCGTCGACATCGGAACCAACACTGAGATAGTCCTCAACACGGGCAAAGAGCTCCTCGCATGCTCTGCGCCTTCGGGACCAGCGTTCGAGGGAGGACACATCAAGTACGGCATGAAAGCTATGACGGGAGCAATAGCGTCTGTCTCAATAGAGGGGGACGTGGTACAGTACAGCGTTATAGGAGGGGTTAAGCCCATCGGGCTTGCAGGCTCAGCGCTAATAGATGCGGTAGCATCCCTCCTCGATAGCGGCATCTTGAACGAGAGGGGCTTCTTCAACAGGGACAGCAGTAGAAGAGTCAGGAAGTCGGGGGAGGGTGAGTGGTACGAGTACGTGCTAGTGTATGGGGAAGAGAGCGGCACGGGAGAAGACATAACGGTCAGCGAGAAAGACATTAGCGAGCTGAGGCTAGCTAAGGCCGCAATTGCCAGCGGCGTGAGAACCCTCCTGGAACATGCTGGGCTCGACGCGGGCTCACTCGAGAAAATATACGTAGCCGGGTCTTTCGGCTACAGCATTCGCCCTGAGAACGCCGCTAGGATAGGGCTCCTACCGGATGTCGACCCGTCTCTGGTAAAGCAAGTTGGCAATACGGCTATTGAGGGCGCGAAGCTCATGCTGCTCTCAGAGGACATGATAGCTGAGGCGCTGAGAGTTGCTAGGGAGATGAAGTACGTTGAATTATCAGCCTCTCCGTACTTCAGGAGGCACTTCGCTAAGTCTTTGAGGCTGGGGTGA
- a CDS encoding amidohydrolase family protein — protein sequence MRLVFRECSYILSPQGLLRNIDIAIEDGKIVAIGRNIGGDEEVDCRGLVSLPGFANVHTHLSHVFAAPKVTPSWENHHVEAHSREAVEHLLRLALIDSLEHGVTLVADTTAYPDVLRRVAAEVGVKAVPAVPWRMHGRRERGIVLESLEDIVDFSEEIKSALEENPSAVLFVHVANSRFQVYASKTKYGKFPIELVDSKGLLSNVTILVNPGWAASWELKLISKRGSKIAYAPVADAFTASGGSLPAREVGYHGITSGLCTESPLLGLSLSVLDAARHLLLLQRSQFWERELTALEVLDIATRGGYSILGFKGGVLEEGAPADLVFFYTSLVYVEDVTPERLLFSLGPAGIKYVLVDGKFVLDPPRKRLLEEAKRESLEKLRELSYEPKG from the coding sequence TTGCGGCTAGTCTTCAGGGAATGCTCCTACATTTTATCGCCACAGGGCCTGCTGAGGAACATTGACATAGCAATTGAAGACGGAAAAATCGTTGCAATTGGAAGGAATATTGGTGGCGACGAGGAGGTTGACTGCAGGGGGCTAGTCTCCCTGCCCGGCTTCGCGAATGTCCACACGCACCTATCCCACGTCTTTGCGGCTCCCAAGGTCACGCCTTCATGGGAGAACCACCACGTCGAAGCCCACTCACGCGAGGCCGTAGAGCACCTCTTGAGGCTCGCCTTAATAGACTCTCTCGAGCATGGCGTGACTCTCGTCGCCGACACAACTGCGTACCCCGATGTACTGCGAAGAGTTGCAGCGGAAGTTGGAGTGAAGGCCGTGCCTGCGGTTCCGTGGAGGATGCACGGAAGGCGTGAGCGCGGGATAGTCCTGGAAAGCCTCGAAGACATCGTGGATTTCTCCGAGGAGATCAAGAGCGCTCTCGAGGAAAACCCATCGGCCGTGCTTTTTGTCCACGTGGCTAACAGTAGGTTCCAAGTGTATGCGTCAAAGACAAAATACGGGAAGTTCCCCATAGAGCTTGTGGACTCTAAGGGCCTCCTCAGCAATGTAACGATTCTCGTCAACCCGGGGTGGGCTGCGAGCTGGGAGCTGAAGCTCATCAGCAAGAGGGGGTCGAAGATAGCTTATGCACCTGTGGCCGACGCTTTTACGGCAAGCGGAGGCTCGCTACCAGCCCGCGAGGTCGGCTACCACGGGATAACTTCAGGCCTCTGCACAGAGTCTCCTCTCCTGGGCTTGTCCCTAAGCGTGCTTGACGCTGCGAGGCACCTGCTCCTCTTGCAGAGGAGCCAGTTCTGGGAGAGAGAGCTCACGGCGCTGGAAGTCCTCGATATTGCTACACGCGGAGGCTACTCTATCTTGGGCTTCAAGGGCGGCGTATTGGAGGAAGGGGCTCCTGCTGACCTCGTGTTCTTCTACACAAGTCTCGTATACGTTGAAGACGTCACCCCTGAGAGGCTCCTCTTCTCGCTAGGCCCTGCGGGCATTAAATACGTCCTGGTAGACGGGAAATTTGTCTTGGATCCCCCAAGGAAACGCTTGCTAGAGGAAGCTAAGCGCGAGTCCCTAGAAAAACTCCGCGAACTAAGTTATGAACCGAAGGGTTAA
- the radA gene encoding DNA repair and recombination protein RadA produces the protein MPKKSKGKAEEEVELREASSEASELDEIARGILQEDEAAEAFPEEVEGEEIRLEDLEGVGRITAQKLRAAGYYSVKDLAFASAHELALILGSEERAMAIIRAAQKLVSRGEEFITAKELFEKRKNIEYISTGVKSLDDLLEGGIEVGSLTELIGEFGAGKTQLCHQLSVIVQLPKEKGGLGARALYIDTEGTFRPERIIQIARARGLEPEKALENIIYARAYNSDHQMLLVDEAKKYIEKNNIRLIVVDSLINHFRSEYPGRENLASRQQKLNRHISQLHKLASLYNLAVVVTNQVMAAPDVFFGNPLRPAGGNIMAHGFTYRIWLRKAKEGKRIARIIDSPKHAEKEAAFAISEDGVTDV, from the coding sequence ATGCCTAAGAAGAGCAAGGGCAAAGCCGAAGAGGAGGTAGAACTCCGGGAAGCCAGTTCTGAGGCAAGTGAGCTAGACGAGATAGCGCGTGGTATATTGCAGGAGGACGAGGCGGCTGAAGCCTTCCCGGAAGAGGTCGAGGGCGAGGAGATACGCCTAGAAGACCTTGAGGGTGTAGGTAGGATAACTGCGCAAAAGCTACGGGCAGCCGGTTACTACTCCGTTAAGGATCTAGCGTTCGCGTCTGCGCATGAGCTAGCGCTGATACTCGGCTCGGAGGAGCGTGCTATGGCTATAATCAGGGCAGCACAGAAGCTCGTAAGCCGGGGAGAGGAATTCATCACAGCGAAAGAGCTATTCGAGAAGAGGAAGAATATCGAGTACATTAGCACGGGCGTTAAAAGCCTTGACGACCTGCTCGAAGGCGGGATAGAGGTTGGAAGCCTCACGGAGCTAATAGGCGAGTTCGGCGCCGGGAAGACACAGCTATGCCACCAGCTTAGCGTGATCGTGCAACTACCAAAGGAGAAGGGTGGTCTTGGTGCACGGGCGCTTTACATAGACACTGAGGGCACGTTCAGGCCCGAGAGGATAATCCAGATAGCTAGAGCAAGAGGGCTAGAACCCGAGAAGGCTCTTGAGAACATAATATATGCTCGGGCCTACAACAGCGACCACCAGATGTTGCTTGTCGACGAAGCCAAGAAGTACATTGAGAAGAACAATATTCGACTAATAGTAGTTGACAGCCTAATCAACCACTTTAGGTCAGAGTATCCCGGCAGGGAGAACCTGGCCTCGCGCCAGCAGAAGCTGAACAGGCATATAAGCCAGCTCCACAAGCTCGCAAGCCTCTACAATCTGGCTGTTGTCGTGACGAACCAGGTAATGGCGGCTCCAGACGTCTTCTTCGGCAACCCCCTCAGGCCTGCAGGTGGGAACATTATGGCCCACGGCTTCACGTACAGAATATGGCTCCGCAAGGCTAAAGAGGGGAAGAGGATAGCCAGGATCATCGACAGCCCCAAGCACGCTGAGAAGGAAGCCGCCTTCGCAATATCCGAAGACGGCGTTACAGACGTCTAA
- a CDS encoding 30S ribosomal protein S25e: MGGGKKRPTVSALEKRMKKGAEGKKEEGGKKPQMKLSGSTGELTELSLEAVVKDIKGLKYITPYVLATRFGLKLSRAKRVLRELESRGVLVAVDKNSRVPIYVPAGK, from the coding sequence ATGGGTGGGGGCAAGAAAAGGCCCACGGTAAGTGCCCTCGAGAAGAGAATGAAGAAGGGGGCTGAGGGGAAGAAAGAGGAGGGGGGCAAGAAACCGCAGATGAAGCTATCTGGGTCAACTGGTGAGTTGACGGAGCTCTCACTCGAAGCCGTTGTAAAGGACATAAAAGGCCTAAAGTACATTACTCCCTACGTTCTCGCCACCCGTTTCGGCCTGAAACTTAGCCGGGCGAAGAGGGTTCTACGCGAACTTGAGAGCAGAGGGGTTCTTGTAGCTGTCGACAAGAACAGCAGAGTGCCGATTTACGTGCCGGCCGGCAAGTAG
- a CDS encoding ATP cone domain-containing protein — MAAKKVVKRDGRVEDFSAVKIYNACIAAGAPEEVAHEIAREAEEKIRDGASTAEIRRFVLQRLKEMAPHAYEAWIFYDRITKGRITFEDGKAVVVEKGHLYLGREVKDIGPPGLSSSEEVRGVLKELEDDLNFGVSKATINARLYALFMGVLKSSKMPAEEKEKSIRLINEFRQKLGWKPYELKKLL, encoded by the coding sequence ATGGCTGCGAAGAAAGTTGTTAAGCGGGACGGGAGAGTAGAGGACTTCTCTGCCGTGAAAATATACAACGCCTGCATTGCCGCTGGAGCTCCCGAAGAGGTTGCGCACGAGATTGCCCGCGAAGCCGAGGAGAAAATCAGAGACGGCGCGTCAACTGCAGAGATTAGGCGGTTCGTGCTTCAAAGGCTGAAGGAAATGGCCCCCCACGCTTACGAGGCGTGGATCTTCTACGACCGAATAACAAAGGGGAGGATAACGTTCGAAGACGGTAAGGCTGTCGTTGTCGAGAAAGGCCACCTGTACCTAGGGAGGGAGGTCAAAGACATCGGGCCGCCCGGTCTGTCCTCGTCCGAAGAAGTGAGAGGCGTCCTAAAGGAGCTGGAGGACGACCTGAATTTTGGAGTGTCGAAAGCCACGATTAATGCCCGGCTATATGCCCTCTTCATGGGTGTCCTAAAGTCTTCTAAAATGCCCGCTGAAGAGAAGGAGAAGTCTATAAGGCTCATAAACGAGTTTCGCCAGAAGCTCGGCTGGAAGCCCTACGAGTTGAAAAAATTGCTTTAA